Proteins encoded within one genomic window of Polaribacter sp. NJDZ03:
- a CDS encoding carboxy terminal-processing peptidase, whose product MKTEYKITTFLLAILLFATSLQAQAANSDKSSDPEKDKILVYILRNILTRSHFVVKDMNDDFSEYVYTEFIDGLDPSKRYFTQKDMKDFSKFKYEIDNQLLKEDISFYNLVYERFTDKIKNAKSYYGDLLKHPFNFNKTETIDVNYEELPFAKNENELIDYWRKQLKLSTLIRVQDKLEKQKADVLKDKNHKTKSFDELEKEARAEVLKNMDELYVRIEELEHEDWFSTFLNSVVGAFDPHTTYMAPSIKERFDQDMSGKLEGIGARLVKKGIYTEIFELVSGGPAWKEGSLEPGDIILEIAQGDEEPLDIVGMRLDDAIKFIKGKKGTEARLTVKKKLDGTTKIISIIRDVVELEETFVKSSIVEKDGKKFGIIDLPKFYIDFNEESYRDSAKDMEQEIERLKSEGVTGLIVDLRNNGGGSLKTAIEISGLFINEGPIVQVKYRGEDPIIKKDIDPKIQWEGAVVVLVNEFSASASEIFAAAMQDYKRAVIMGGNQTYGKGTVQSVLPINQFTKYDKDLGALKMTIQKFYRVNGGSTQIEGVYSDIAMPDRYSYMKFGERDLDGALVWDKVKQADYVQTNSYQNFNDVVNNSKQRIATDSKFKLINEYAKWLKQKQDDNSYSLNYKQFEDTNVANEKDAEKFKSVFDYKSDLTFNSPAYELSLIKKDTALADKRLAWHKNLSKDVYVFEAINVLSELKMNTKNEIIKH is encoded by the coding sequence ATGAAGACAGAATATAAAATCACTACATTTTTATTAGCAATACTTCTATTTGCAACTAGCTTGCAAGCCCAAGCTGCTAATAGCGACAAAAGTTCAGATCCTGAAAAAGATAAAATATTAGTATACATTCTTAGAAATATTCTAACAAGAAGTCATTTTGTTGTAAAAGATATGAATGATGATTTTTCTGAATATGTGTATACAGAATTCATTGATGGTTTAGACCCAAGTAAAAGATATTTCACCCAAAAGGATATGAAAGATTTTTCTAAATTCAAATATGAAATCGATAATCAACTTTTAAAAGAAGATATCTCTTTCTACAATTTGGTTTATGAACGATTTACTGATAAAATTAAAAATGCAAAATCGTATTATGGTGATTTGTTAAAACATCCATTTAACTTTAACAAAACGGAAACCATTGATGTAAATTATGAAGAACTTCCTTTTGCTAAAAATGAAAACGAATTAATAGACTACTGGCGTAAGCAACTAAAGTTAAGCACTCTAATTAGAGTTCAAGACAAATTAGAGAAACAAAAAGCTGACGTACTTAAAGATAAAAATCACAAAACGAAAAGCTTTGATGAATTAGAAAAAGAAGCACGTGCAGAAGTTTTAAAAAACATGGATGAATTGTATGTTAGAATTGAAGAATTAGAACATGAAGACTGGTTTTCTACTTTTTTAAACAGTGTTGTTGGTGCTTTTGACCCGCACACAACCTATATGGCGCCAAGTATAAAAGAGCGTTTTGACCAAGATATGTCTGGGAAACTAGAAGGGATTGGAGCTCGTTTAGTAAAAAAAGGAATTTATACCGAAATTTTTGAATTGGTTTCTGGAGGACCTGCATGGAAAGAAGGAAGTTTAGAACCTGGTGATATTATTTTAGAAATTGCCCAAGGAGACGAAGAACCTTTAGATATTGTAGGGATGCGTTTAGACGATGCTATAAAATTTATAAAAGGAAAAAAAGGTACTGAAGCTAGATTAACCGTTAAGAAAAAATTAGACGGTACAACTAAAATAATTTCTATTATTAGAGATGTTGTAGAGTTAGAAGAAACTTTTGTAAAATCTAGTATTGTAGAAAAAGATGGTAAAAAATTCGGAATTATAGATTTACCTAAGTTCTATATCGATTTTAATGAGGAAAGTTATAGAGATTCTGCAAAAGATATGGAGCAAGAAATAGAACGCTTAAAAAGCGAAGGTGTTACTGGCTTAATTGTAGATTTAAGAAATAATGGAGGAGGTTCTTTAAAAACAGCCATTGAAATTAGTGGCTTATTTATTAATGAAGGCCCAATTGTACAGGTAAAATATAGAGGAGAAGATCCAATTATTAAAAAAGATATTGATCCTAAAATTCAATGGGAAGGAGCAGTAGTTGTTCTTGTAAATGAGTTTTCTGCCTCAGCTTCAGAAATTTTTGCAGCAGCAATGCAAGATTATAAAAGAGCGGTAATTATGGGCGGTAACCAAACGTATGGTAAAGGAACTGTACAAAGCGTATTACCTATTAATCAATTTACAAAATACGATAAAGATTTAGGTGCTCTAAAAATGACCATTCAAAAATTCTATAGAGTTAATGGTGGTTCTACGCAAATTGAAGGTGTATATTCAGACATTGCAATGCCAGACAGATATAGTTATATGAAATTTGGCGAAAGAGATTTAGATGGAGCATTGGTTTGGGACAAAGTAAAACAAGCAGATTATGTGCAAACAAATTCGTACCAAAATTTTAATGATGTTGTTAATAACAGCAAACAAAGAATTGCTACAGATTCTAAATTTAAGTTGATAAACGAATATGCAAAATGGTTAAAGCAAAAGCAAGATGACAATTCTTACTCTCTAAACTACAAACAATTTGAAGATACCAATGTAGCCAATGAAAAAGATGCAGAGAAATTCAAATCTGTTTTTGATTATAAATCAGATTTAACATTTAACTCTCCTGCCTACGAACTTTCATTAATTAAAAAGGATACAGCACTAGCAGATAAACGATTGGCATGGCATAAAAACTTATCTAAAGATGTATATGTTTTTGAAGCAATTAACGTTTTAAGTGAATTAAAAATGAATACAAAAAACGAAATTATAAAACATTAA